The Candidatus Schekmanbacteria bacterium genome includes the window AAATCAGAAAAGACATCATCTCTAATAAGGGTCAATTTTGGACACTCTTTGAAAATCCCTGCCGGTGTTTCAATATCTTCAATGTTTTCAAATCGAGTCACATCATAAAATTCGCCTTCATCTTGAATCTCTCCGTCATATTTATGTCTGAATAGATGAGAGGTATTATAATGTATTTGTCCTAAAGCCATCTTTGCAGGGATAATTATAGTTGGTGGTGTATAAACTAAAAAATTGGGAGACATTCCAATGTGATGCTTAAAGTCCCGCACACCATAAATCGGATCAATAAGTGTGCAGAAATACTCATCAGGATTGTCTTCCTGCACCTTTTTTGGGACTTGAACACCAAAAAATGTTTCAACGCCATCTATTATATACGAAACCTCCGATTCGTTCCCATTAGAAATATGTTTATAACTCCACCTATTCCCCTGATTATATGGAAAAAAAGAAGTCATATCATAAATTACTGAATTCATAATCAACCTCCAATAAGTATTTTTTTAAAAGTATGGTTATTAAATTTCAAAGCATTGTCAAATCAAAGGGCAGGAAAAAACTCTTGCTTTATGAATTTTCTGAAAAATACAAAAAAAGAGGGGCAATGAGCCCCTCTTTGAGAATTGATACTAAAGTTACCCCGAGATTATGCTTCTGCCTCCACTTCAATCATCTTAACCTTTGCAAGCTCAAGTTTTGGAACTGAAACCCTTAACACTCCATTTTTTAGTTTTGCCTTGATATTTTCAATATCTGCTCCATCATGAAGGTGCAGCCATCTCTCAAAATAACCTTCACCGATTTCTCTTCTGTGATACCTTGTTATTTCTCCAAATCCATCTTCAAAGCTTTTAGTTCCCGAAACCTTGATATGCTTGTCCTCAAATGTTACTTTGAGGTCTTCTTCTTTTACTCCCGGAAGTTCCACAAAGTACTCCCAGCTATCTGCAGTTTCATAAACATTCATTCTGCATGAGAAACGGTCATCCCACTCATCAAAAAAGTCATCAAAATATTCTTTAAAAAGCGGGGTGTAATCTCTCAACCATTTACCTAATCTTTTATCTGAACCCTGAGGGTGATAATGTACAAGCTTCATTTTTTCTCCTCCTCTTTTATTCTGATACTCTGAAAAAAGAAAATCAGAATTAAGCACTGCTTTTACTTATAAGTTAATTGTCAAAGAGCAAAAAGTCAAGCTCTTTTTAGGACTAAATTAGTCCTATTTTAAAAATAAAAAATATCCTATTCATATTATTTTTGTGGTAATATATACTTTCAAAAA containing:
- a CDS encoding Hsp20/alpha crystallin family protein; the encoded protein is MLNSDFLFSEYQNKRGGEKMKLVHYHPQGSDKRLGKWLRDYTPLFKEYFDDFFDEWDDRFSCRMNVYETADSWEYFVELPGVKEEDLKVTFEDKHIKVSGTKSFEDGFGEITRYHRREIGEGYFERWLHLHDGADIENIKAKLKNGVLRVSVPKLELAKVKMIEVEAEA